One part of the Dermacentor andersoni chromosome 2, qqDerAnde1_hic_scaffold, whole genome shotgun sequence genome encodes these proteins:
- the LOC126541982 gene encoding uncharacterized protein, whose translation MENPNRGLLPEEQTEITDIEQWSAEIVNKVEKATKEIETDERVHRVYSRLAHLIEAKQSILSRWKTQRTNRKLRKKVAELNREIESHSRVLCTQQWNEVCNAADGQMHCGKTWSMLRHLLDATTTKSHQHHNLAKIIHRALTEHGEDEVEKRLDDKYLPVTPTETHPDYLGEANEWLDRDIEVWEVRVALHDLNSNSAAGPDRVTNRALKNLNEAAIENLTAYFNTCWRAGSLPRQWKAAKTILIPKPGKPPNIENLRPISLTSCVGKALEHVLMNRWQRYLEDSGLYPNTVIGFRNKLGTQDAMIQLKNEILDDTTNTKDKRAILGWDLLSAFDKVRHSAILAQVSRLNMGKRTYAYIKDFLTERTTEIIAGDLRLQKKKLGSVGTPQGSVISPLLFNLVMIGVAERLSRVARVRHTIYADDITLWVPGGSDGHIEDTLQEAVDAIEEQLDGSGLVCSPSKSELLVIPPKRTARKTKGNEPAREQDTIKIRTSGGHMIPVVEKIRVLGMLIERKRVNGETVNRLAAKVTTAIRLIKRVSHRTAGMKEESLTRLVESFAISHITYVAAFHNWRQCERNKINALIRKAYKAALGLLDCTSTDKFLALGVHNTLEEIAEAQRTAQLARLSETRTGRQVLRDLGLGPKEMGPENTEVPVPDAIKRRLRVCPVPRNMNPEFHKERRAARAKALIDLHAKDRGAVFVDAAEYPHDRKAFAAAVVGASTGATRTAASVRTRGAHQAEEVAIALAIADPECTTVLCDSRTAVKNYARARVCGEAARVLRVVDLASESRCVVIKWFPAHMGSDVSDRGNANHNETVNAAARGLTNRAAATTADPSWWWETKDKMTSYNEIVKWYRLERRTMPPPHPGLNRKEAVLYRQLQTGSLFTPVLMRHVCPSVYESDLCCVRRKERATAAHILWDCAKNPHEAATITTIPPRLEAATRCYDQDVQTQAVQQISAALERQRPSETGGRLPPQQRGRRGRPKGIVRPRPK comes from the exons ATGG aaaatcccaaccgaggaTTGTTACCCGAGGAGCAAACCGAAATTACGGACATTGAGCAGTGGTCCGCCGAGATTGTAAACAAGGTAGaaaaggccaccaaggaaatCGAGACGGACGAGCGTGTCCACAGGGTCTACAGCCGCCTCGCCCACCTCATCGAAGCCAAGCAGTCCATCCTGTCAAGGTGGAAGACGCAGAGGACAAAcagaaagctacgcaagaaggtCGCCGAACTCAACCGCGAGATCGAGTCCCACAGCCGAGTGCTATGCACACAGCAATGGAATGAGGTTTGTAACGCAGCGGACGGCCAGATGCACTGCGGCAAGACGTGGAGCATGCTGAGGCATCTTTTGGATGCGACCACGACCAAGTCTCACCAGCACCATAACTTGGCCAAGATCATCCACAGGGCGCTGACCGAGCACGGGGAAGACGAAGTGGAGAAACGCCTcgacgacaagtacctcccggtCACTCCCACAGAGACGCACCCGGACTACCTAGGCGAAGCAAACGAGTGGCTAGATCGAGACATTGAAGTATGGGAAGTAAGGGTTGCCCTGCACGATCTCAACAGCAACTCCGCCGCTGGTCCCGACCGCGTTACGAACAGAGCGCTAAAAAATCTTAACGAAGCGGCCATCGAGAACCTCACGGCATACTTCAACACTTGCTGGCGAGCCGGATCATTACCCCGGcagtggaaagcagccaagaccatcttgattcccaagccgggcaagccacccaacattgagaacctccggccgatctcgcttacgtcctgtgtgggcaaagcgttggagcatgtactcatgaacaggtggcagaggtATCTGGAAGATTCGGGGCTCTACCCAAACACCGTCATCGGGTtccgaaacaagctcggaactcaggacgccatgatacaactgaaaaatgaaatcctcgatgacactaccaacacgaaagacaAGCGAGCCATCTTGGGTTGGGACCTGCTGAGTGCTTTTGACAAAGTGAGACACTCAGCGATTCTCGCCCAGGTGTCACGGCTAAACATGGGCAAGAGAACTTATGCGTACATCAAGGATTTTTTGACGGAGCGGACTACCGAAATCATCGCCGGTGACCTGCGGCTCCaaaagaagaagctcggcagtgtcgggaccccccagggctcagtcatctcgccattgcttttcaaccttgtaatgaTAGGGGTGGCCGAGCGCCTCTCACGAGTGGCGCGGGTCCGAcacaccatctatgccgacgacataacgctctgggtcccaggaggaagcgacggacacatcgaggatacattgcaagaggcggttgacgctatcgaggagcagctggacgggTCTGGGCTCGTCTGCTCCCCAAGCAAGTCTGAGCTGTTGGTGATTCCTCCGAAAAGGACAGCTAGGAAGACGAAAGGCAACGAACCTGCGAGAGAGCAAGACACAATAAAGATCAGGACGAGTGGTGGTCACATGATCCCGGTTGTCGAGAAGATCCGAGTGCTGGGGatgctgattgagcgcaaacgagtcaacggcgagacggtcaaccgtCTGGCGGCCAAAGTCACCACGGCCATCCGCCTCATTAAGAGGGTGTCGcacagaacagcaggcatgaaggaagaaagcctcacccggttagtggaatccttcgctataagccacattacatacgttgctgcttttcacaactggaggcagtgcgaacgaaataagatcaatgcgctcatacgcaaagcgtacaaagctgcactcggacttctcgactgcacaagcaccgacaagttcctggccTTGGGAGTACATAACACCCtggaggaaatcgccgaggcgcagaggaccgctcagctcgcgcggctatcagaaacaagaacgggcagacaagtgctgcgtgacctagGCCTGGGACCAAAGGAAATGGGACCCGAAAATACAGAGGTGCCTGTACCGGACGCAATTAAGAGAAGGCTAcgggtatgtccggtgccaaggaatatgaaccctgagttccacaaagagcggcgggcggcgagggccaaggcgctcatcgatctccatgccaaagacaggggtgccgtgtttgtggacgcggcagagtatccacatgacagaaaggcattcgccgctgcagtcgtcggggcatcgaccggtgcaacgagaacagctgcgagtgtgcggactcgaggcgcgcatcaagccgaggaggtggccattgctttggccatcgccgaccccgagtgcacgactgtgctctgtgattctaggacggcagtgaaaaattacgccagagcaagggtgtgtggtgaagccgcgcgtgtgttgcgtgtggtcgatctcgcgagtgaaagtcggtgtgtggtgataaagtggtttccggcccacatgggcagtgatgtgtcggatcgcggcaacgctaaccacaacgagacggtgaacgcggcggcgcgaggactaaccaaccgtgccgctgctactacagccgacccgtcgtggtggtgggaaaccaaggacaaaatgacttcctataacgaaattgtgaaatggtaccgactagagcgaaggactatgccgccacctcatccgggcttgaaccgtaaggaggcggttttatatcgacaacttcaaacggggtcattattcaccccggtgctgatgaggcacgtgtgtccaagtgtttatgaaagtgatctgtgttgtgtgcgccgaaaggaaagagccactgcagctcacatcctttgggactgtgccaagaatccgcatgaagctgcaacaataacaacgattccgccgcggctcgaggccgcaacgagatgctatgaccaagatgtccaaacccaggccgtccagcagatctcggcggccctcgaaaggcaacgaccgagcgaaaccggagggaggctgccaccccaacagaggggcaggcgcggtcgaccaaagggaatagtgcggccgcggccgaagtag